A stretch of the Dechloromonas sp. TW-R-39-2 genome encodes the following:
- a CDS encoding ShlB/FhaC/HecB family hemolysin secretion/activation protein, with protein MHKTRKTAIGCWLLVALGTAAAAPEQGETARPPATQHPATTQQRFPIPAFRLSGNRAIGDDELQALLAPLTGLQRDARHLLAARDQVEAHYHQRGYPLVKVALPETLVPGEAIPLTIIEARTGPITVSGAKHFSTAPVQEALSADQPRGEIIRLALFQAQQVLNQNPARGVGLKFVGEPNGETRIEAIVQDEKPWSVGLDLDNSGSAITGHTRLGINAQHADLFDRGIVGSANYVVSPEKPDAAQAVLGNLTLPFPTAGGLLGVQASYSQGDTLNVANVFGIHGKHHLLGFNWQHLLPAPAVELPATRLQAGLSWRHYQNGLDFLGTPVNDNRVGAAPLALGVVRSLDAGNASALVSLGLTANIPGLGADNDNASYAAMRADAKAQWAVFRATIAYANRFSGGGTLDIAFSGQLASGPLIPAEQFGLGGSLAVRGFNEFDSAGDHGARLNFELTSAPWFGHSRLAAFADAGWRQRLQAQALEKSEESIASIGIGYRLTLDRNLSLKLDAAHVLDGSETTRAGENHVHARLQLRF; from the coding sequence TTGCACAAGACAAGAAAGACAGCCATCGGCTGCTGGCTGCTCGTCGCGCTCGGCACGGCCGCCGCGGCACCGGAGCAAGGTGAAACGGCCAGACCACCGGCCACGCAACACCCGGCCACGACACAACAACGTTTCCCCATCCCCGCCTTCCGCCTGAGCGGCAACCGGGCCATCGGCGACGATGAACTCCAGGCCCTACTAGCACCGCTCACCGGCCTGCAACGCGATGCCCGCCACCTGCTCGCGGCGCGCGACCAGGTCGAAGCGCATTACCACCAACGCGGCTACCCGCTGGTCAAAGTTGCACTGCCGGAAACACTTGTGCCCGGTGAAGCTATCCCACTGACTATCATTGAAGCCCGTACTGGCCCAATTACCGTTTCGGGCGCTAAGCACTTTTCTACTGCGCCAGTCCAGGAGGCTCTCTCCGCCGACCAGCCACGCGGCGAAATCATCCGCCTGGCGCTGTTCCAGGCCCAGCAGGTACTCAACCAAAACCCGGCACGCGGCGTCGGCCTCAAGTTCGTCGGCGAACCGAACGGCGAGACCCGCATCGAGGCCATTGTACAAGATGAAAAGCCGTGGTCCGTTGGCCTTGATCTGGACAACTCAGGTAGCGCCATTACCGGCCACACCCGCCTCGGCATCAACGCCCAGCATGCCGACCTGTTCGACCGAGGCATCGTCGGCAGCGCCAACTACGTCGTATCGCCAGAAAAGCCGGATGCCGCGCAAGCCGTCTTGGGTAACCTCACGCTACCTTTCCCTACAGCCGGCGGCCTGCTCGGCGTTCAAGCCAGCTACAGCCAGGGTGACACCCTCAACGTCGCCAATGTCTTCGGCATCCACGGCAAGCACCATTTGCTCGGCTTCAACTGGCAACATCTGCTACCAGCGCCTGCAGTCGAATTGCCAGCCACCCGACTGCAGGCCGGCCTCAGTTGGCGCCATTACCAAAATGGACTGGACTTCCTCGGCACGCCGGTCAACGACAATCGGGTCGGCGCCGCGCCACTCGCTCTCGGTGTAGTTCGCTCGCTGGATGCCGGCAATGCCTCGGCACTCGTCTCGCTCGGCCTAACCGCCAATATCCCCGGCCTCGGCGCTGACAACGATAACGCCAGCTACGCGGCAATGCGTGCCGATGCCAAAGCGCAATGGGCTGTATTTCGCGCCACCATCGCCTATGCCAACCGCTTTTCCGGCGGCGGCACGCTAGATATCGCCTTCAGCGGCCAGTTAGCAAGCGGCCCGCTGATCCCGGCCGAACAGTTTGGCCTCGGCGGTAGCCTGGCCGTGCGCGGCTTTAATGAATTCGACAGCGCCGGCGACCATGGAGCCCGCCTCAACTTCGAACTCACCTCCGCTCCGTGGTTCGGTCACAGCCGGCTGGCAGCCTTTGCCGATGCCGGCTGGCGCCAGCGCCTACAAGCCCAGGCACTGGAGAAATCCGAAGAAAGCATCGCCAGCATCGGTATCGGTTACCGGTTGACGCTCGACCGGAATCTCAGCCTCAAGCTCGATGCCGCCCACGTCCTCGATGGCAGCGAAACCACCCGCGCAGGCGAAAACCACGTTCACGCCCGCCTGCAACTCCGGTTTTAA
- a CDS encoding TonB-dependent siderophore receptor — protein sequence MERKCRLQNNRHTYLGWLRRASWTAKTCLAVLVADCPAGIAETLPTVIVTEERLRETESAVATLTPTPLLELPLSATHLTTEAFAERLPADIADLTDYSPGISRRSNYWGLNSPTFQLRGFNTGSSTAYYRDGFRYQSLGPMAMANIEGIEILRGPVGALYGWADPGGAVYVRTKQPVATPLAEATVWTNSWGRTGLSGDFGGPTGAASRYRLVVSREEGGSFRDRQTLEQTLVAPSWSVDLGGGRNFSVALEWLNDRRTTDYGIPAINGRPAQVPIDRVYGESWGRQHSQSTRFAVRWSQPLAEGRLNFAWSWYNFRYREYHDAESNAVSGTTLRRWYETYPEHYRWTTAYLDWTRDFATGPLAHRFLARLESANETRSIVGGEFGNYAPIDVYAPVYGQAWTPGSDFTRFDQCWQFRSLGLTVQDEIRIGTWTWLFGLRYADLKQTYDYTETQPNQLELHPRQSDTALMGRIGASWRLAAGWSVYGNFAAGALPTLPQTRAWNNDPFAPVTGRQTEFGAKYEPAGGRWIATLARFDIRRQNVRTSDPDHPGYTITTGEQRSQGLELAWQGRLPHGWRITAQGTWMDAVVTRDNRYPVGNQLPYAPEWSASAWLSRQFAATDGGHWQVGGGAVHVGSRHADFANTTRLPGHTRFDAGATYRRADWSITASVENLFDRIYYASGVENRPAVIYPGAPRTLSLRLTHRFQ from the coding sequence ATGGAAAGGAAATGCCGCCTCCAGAATAACCGACATACTTATCTCGGCTGGTTGCGGCGTGCCAGCTGGACGGCCAAGACCTGCCTGGCGGTGCTGGTTGCCGATTGTCCCGCAGGCATCGCCGAAACCCTGCCCACCGTCATCGTTACAGAGGAACGCCTGCGCGAAACTGAAAGCGCAGTTGCGACGCTAACACCGACACCCCTGCTGGAATTGCCCTTGTCGGCCACGCACCTGACTACCGAGGCATTTGCCGAACGGCTGCCCGCCGACATCGCCGATCTGACCGATTATTCGCCCGGCATCTCCCGCCGCTCCAATTACTGGGGCCTGAATTCCCCGACCTTCCAGTTGCGCGGCTTCAACACCGGCTCATCCACCGCCTATTACCGTGATGGTTTCCGCTACCAGTCGCTCGGGCCGATGGCAATGGCCAACATCGAAGGTATCGAGATACTGCGCGGCCCAGTCGGCGCGCTGTACGGCTGGGCCGACCCGGGAGGCGCGGTATATGTCCGCACCAAGCAGCCGGTCGCCACGCCGCTGGCGGAAGCGACCGTGTGGACCAACTCCTGGGGCCGTACCGGCCTCTCCGGCGATTTCGGCGGCCCGACTGGCGCGGCGTCGCGCTACCGCCTGGTCGTCTCGCGCGAGGAAGGCGGCAGTTTCCGGGATCGCCAGACGCTCGAACAAACGCTGGTCGCACCGTCGTGGTCGGTCGATCTCGGCGGTGGGAGAAATTTCTCGGTCGCACTCGAATGGCTAAACGACCGGCGGACGACTGACTACGGCATTCCGGCGATCAACGGCCGGCCGGCACAAGTTCCCATCGACCGGGTCTATGGCGAAAGCTGGGGCCGCCAGCATTCACAATCGACCCGCTTCGCGGTGCGCTGGAGCCAGCCGTTGGCCGAGGGCCGATTGAATTTCGCCTGGTCGTGGTACAACTTCCGGTACCGCGAATACCACGACGCCGAATCAAATGCAGTCTCCGGCACGACACTCCGCCGCTGGTACGAAACTTACCCCGAACACTATCGCTGGACGACCGCCTATCTCGACTGGACGCGCGACTTCGCCACCGGCCCATTGGCCCACCGTTTCCTGGCCCGCCTCGAATCGGCCAATGAAACGCGTAGCATCGTCGGCGGCGAGTTCGGCAACTACGCTCCCATCGACGTCTATGCACCGGTTTACGGCCAGGCATGGACACCGGGGAGCGACTTCACCCGCTTCGACCAATGCTGGCAATTCCGCAGCCTCGGCCTCACGGTGCAGGACGAGATCCGGATCGGCACCTGGACCTGGCTGTTCGGCCTACGCTACGCCGACCTGAAGCAAACCTACGACTACACCGAAACCCAGCCAAACCAGCTGGAATTGCACCCTCGGCAGTCAGATACGGCGCTGATGGGGCGCATCGGCGCCAGCTGGCGCCTAGCTGCCGGCTGGTCGGTCTACGGCAACTTTGCCGCCGGCGCCTTGCCGACGCTGCCCCAGACCCGGGCCTGGAATAACGATCCCTTCGCCCCGGTCACCGGAAGGCAGACCGAATTCGGCGCCAAGTACGAGCCGGCCGGTGGCCGCTGGATCGCCACACTGGCCCGGTTCGACATCCGCCGGCAGAACGTGCGAACCAGCGACCCGGACCACCCCGGCTACACCATCACCACCGGCGAACAACGCTCACAGGGGCTGGAACTCGCCTGGCAGGGCCGCCTTCCACATGGCTGGCGGATCACCGCGCAAGGCACCTGGATGGACGCCGTCGTTACCCGCGACAACCGCTACCCCGTCGGCAACCAACTGCCCTATGCGCCGGAATGGTCGGCCTCGGCCTGGCTATCCCGTCAATTCGCTGCAACCGATGGCGGACACTGGCAGGTCGGCGGTGGTGCCGTGCACGTCGGTTCGCGCCACGCCGATTTCGCCAATACGACGCGCTTGCCTGGCCACACCCGCTTCGATGCCGGGGCCACCTACAGACGTGCCGACTGGTCAATCACCGCCAGTGTAGAAAACCTGTTCGACCGGATCTACTACGCCAGCGGCGTCGAGAACCGGCCGGCGGTGATCTACCCCGGCGCACCGCGTACCCTGAGCTTGCGGCTGACGCACCGCTTCCAATGA
- the folE2 gene encoding GTP cyclohydrolase FolE2, translating into MTTPTPIPDVQNSADTRQIAINKVGIKSIRHPVKVQDKSSGIQHTIAVFNMYVGLPHNFKGTHMSRFVEILNSHEREISVENFPAMLSDMVVKLEAETGHIEMNFPFFINKTAPVSGVQSLMDYDVTFIGDICHGKVTTSVKVVVPVTSLCPCSKKISEYGAHNQRSHVTVTARTNDFMWIEEIAQLVEQEASCELYGLLKRPDEKYVTERAYDNPKFVEDMVRDVAARLNAEKRVDAYVVESENFESIHNHSAYALIEKDKTAA; encoded by the coding sequence ATGACAACCCCCACCCCGATTCCTGACGTTCAAAACTCTGCCGATACGCGCCAGATCGCAATCAACAAGGTCGGCATCAAGTCGATTCGCCACCCGGTCAAGGTCCAGGACAAATCGTCCGGCATCCAGCACACCATTGCCGTCTTCAATATGTACGTCGGGCTGCCGCACAACTTCAAGGGCACCCACATGTCCCGCTTCGTGGAGATCCTGAACAGCCACGAGCGCGAGATCTCGGTCGAAAACTTCCCGGCCATGCTCAGCGACATGGTGGTCAAACTCGAAGCCGAAACCGGCCACATCGAGATGAACTTCCCGTTCTTCATCAACAAGACGGCCCCGGTTTCCGGCGTGCAGAGCCTGATGGACTACGATGTCACCTTTATCGGCGACATCTGCCACGGCAAGGTCACCACCTCGGTCAAAGTCGTTGTACCGGTCACCAGCCTGTGCCCCTGCTCCAAGAAAATTTCCGAGTACGGTGCCCACAACCAGCGCTCACACGTCACCGTAACGGCCCGGACCAACGACTTCATGTGGATTGAGGAAATTGCCCAACTGGTCGAACAGGAAGCCTCCTGCGAGCTGTATGGCCTGCTCAAGCGCCCGGACGAGAAATATGTCACCGAACGCGCCTACGACAATCCGAAATTCGTCGAAGACATGGTGCGCGACGTGGCAGCACGTCTCAATGCAGAAAAGCGCGTCGACGCCTACGTCGTCGAATCGGAAAACTTCGAATCGATCCACAACCACTCGGCTTACGCCCTGATCGAGAAGGACAAAACGGCCGCCTAA
- the dxs gene encoding 1-deoxy-D-xylulose-5-phosphate synthase translates to MTAFSLLESIDSPADLRRLDRKQLPQLATELRAFLIDSVSQTGGHLSSNLGTIELTIALHTVFNTPEDRLVWDVGHQCYAHKVLTGRRAGMSTLRMHHGVSGFPKRSESPYDTFGVGHSSTSISAALGMALAAKLKGEDRKAVAIIGDGAMTAGMVFEAMNNAGVGDTDMLVILNDNEMSISPPVGALNNILTRLMSGKTFNVARSAGRHMLGFAPPLLELARRAEEHVKGMIAPGTLFEEFGFHYYGPIDGHDLDALIPTLENLRDLKGPKFLHVITKKGQGYKLAEADPILYHGVAKFAPDEGIKAGKAGKLTYTQVFGDWLCDQAKADSRLIGITPAMREGSGLLRFSSEFPDRYYDVGIAEQHAVTFAAGLACEGLKPVVAIYSTFLQRAYDQLIHDVALQNLPVIFAVDRGGLVGADGPTHHGTFDLSFVTCIPNMVVMAPADENECRQMLSTAYSLDCPSMVRYPRGGGTGATPGNDLETLPLGKGEIRRQGKDIALLAFGSMVPTALAAGEELDATVANMRFIKPLDIDLIVELAGNHSLLVSIEENSVIGGAGSEIERALAERGIQIPFLQLGLPDRFIDHGEQGQLLAELGLDKNGIVRAIQARTSTQ, encoded by the coding sequence ATGACCGCCTTCTCCCTGCTTGAAAGCATCGACAGCCCGGCCGACCTGCGCCGCCTGGACCGCAAGCAATTGCCGCAACTGGCAACCGAACTGCGGGCCTTCCTGATCGACTCGGTCTCGCAGACCGGCGGCCACCTGTCGTCCAACCTCGGCACCATCGAATTGACGATTGCGCTGCATACCGTGTTCAACACCCCCGAAGACCGCCTGGTCTGGGACGTTGGCCACCAGTGCTATGCCCACAAGGTACTGACCGGGCGCCGCGCGGGCATGAGCACGCTGCGCATGCACCATGGCGTCTCCGGTTTCCCGAAGCGCAGCGAAAGCCCGTACGACACCTTCGGCGTCGGTCATTCATCGACTTCGATCTCCGCCGCACTGGGCATGGCGCTGGCCGCCAAGCTGAAAGGTGAAGACCGCAAGGCGGTGGCCATCATCGGTGACGGCGCGATGACCGCCGGCATGGTCTTCGAGGCGATGAACAATGCCGGCGTCGGCGATACCGACATGCTGGTCATCCTCAACGACAACGAGATGTCGATCTCGCCGCCGGTCGGCGCGCTGAACAACATCCTGACGCGCCTGATGTCGGGCAAGACCTTCAATGTCGCCCGCTCGGCCGGTCGCCACATGCTCGGCTTCGCGCCGCCGCTGCTTGAACTGGCGCGCCGCGCCGAAGAGCACGTCAAGGGCATGATTGCCCCGGGCACGCTGTTCGAGGAATTTGGCTTCCATTACTACGGCCCGATCGACGGTCACGACCTCGACGCACTGATTCCGACGCTGGAAAACCTGCGCGACCTCAAGGGTCCGAAGTTCCTGCACGTCATCACCAAGAAAGGCCAGGGCTACAAACTGGCTGAAGCCGACCCCATTCTTTACCACGGCGTTGCCAAGTTTGCCCCGGATGAAGGCATCAAGGCCGGCAAGGCCGGCAAGCTGACCTACACCCAGGTTTTCGGCGACTGGCTGTGCGATCAGGCCAAGGCCGATTCGCGCCTGATCGGCATCACCCCGGCGATGCGTGAAGGCTCCGGCCTGCTGCGCTTCTCCAGCGAATTCCCGGATCGCTACTACGATGTCGGCATCGCCGAGCAACACGCCGTCACCTTCGCGGCCGGTCTCGCCTGCGAAGGTCTGAAGCCGGTCGTGGCAATTTATTCAACCTTTTTGCAACGCGCTTACGATCAACTGATCCACGATGTCGCCCTGCAGAATTTACCGGTCATTTTCGCGGTCGACCGCGGCGGCCTGGTCGGTGCCGATGGCCCGACCCACCACGGCACCTTCGACCTGTCGTTTGTCACCTGCATCCCGAACATGGTCGTCATGGCACCGGCCGACGAAAACGAATGTCGCCAGATGCTGTCGACTGCCTACAGCCTTGATTGCCCAAGCATGGTGCGCTACCCGCGCGGCGGCGGCACGGGCGCCACGCCCGGAAACGACCTTGAGACACTGCCCCTTGGCAAAGGCGAAATCCGCCGCCAGGGTAAGGATATCGCCCTGCTCGCCTTCGGCAGCATGGTCCCGACCGCACTCGCTGCCGGCGAAGAGCTGGATGCCACCGTGGCCAACATGCGCTTCATCAAGCCGCTCGACATCGACCTGATTGTCGAACTTGCCGGGAACCATTCGCTGCTTGTCAGTATCGAAGAGAACTCGGTCATCGGTGGCGCAGGCTCGGAAATCGAACGCGCCCTCGCCGAACGGGGCATCCAGATACCCTTCCTGCAACTCGGCCTGCCAGATCGCTTCATCGATCACGGCGAGCAAGGCCAGCTGCTGGCCGAACTGGGCCTCGACAAAAATGGCATTGTGCGCGCCATCCAAGCCCGCACCTCAACACAATAA
- a CDS encoding polyprenyl synthetase family protein, whose product MNPSPFAEWMAATQARVETALARHLPGAESIPARLHEAMRYATLGGGKRVRPLLAFAAGELTGAQPEQLDTVACAVELIHAYSLVHDDLPCMDDDVLRRGRPTCHVEFDEPTALLVGDSLQTLAFELLASQPLGDARQQLEMINLLAHASGSRGMAGGQAIDLGSVGKALNQPELELMHALKTGALIRAAVLLGALAGQPLSADERSNLDRFAKRAGLLFQVVDDILDCTASTATLGKTAGKDEAADKPTYVSLLGLDAARQYADELRNDALEALSIFGERAGRLTQLADFICHRQF is encoded by the coding sequence ATGAACCCAAGCCCGTTTGCCGAATGGATGGCAGCCACCCAGGCTCGCGTCGAAACCGCCCTGGCCCGACACCTGCCCGGCGCCGAGAGCATTCCCGCCCGCCTGCATGAAGCGATGCGCTACGCCACGCTCGGCGGCGGCAAGCGCGTCCGCCCGCTGCTCGCCTTCGCCGCCGGCGAACTGACCGGCGCCCAGCCCGAACAACTCGACACCGTGGCCTGTGCCGTCGAACTGATCCACGCCTATTCGCTGGTCCATGACGACCTGCCGTGCATGGACGATGACGTACTGCGTCGCGGTCGACCGACCTGCCACGTCGAATTCGACGAACCGACCGCCCTACTGGTCGGCGACAGCCTGCAAACGCTGGCCTTCGAACTGCTCGCCAGCCAGCCGCTTGGCGACGCCCGCCAGCAACTCGAAATGATCAACCTGCTGGCCCACGCCAGCGGCTCGCGCGGCATGGCCGGCGGCCAGGCGATCGATCTCGGCTCGGTCGGCAAGGCGCTGAACCAGCCCGAACTCGAATTGATGCACGCGCTCAAGACCGGCGCCCTGATCCGCGCCGCCGTCCTGCTCGGCGCCCTCGCCGGCCAGCCGCTCTCGGCCGACGAACGGAGCAACCTCGACCGTTTTGCCAAGCGCGCCGGCCTGCTTTTTCAGGTGGTCGACGACATCCTCGACTGCACGGCCAGCACCGCCACGCTCGGCAAGACGGCCGGCAAGGACGAAGCGGCCGACAAGCCGACCTACGTCAGCCTGCTCGGCCTCGACGCTGCCCGTCAATACGCCGACGAACTGCGCAACGATGCACTGGAAGCACTATCCATCTTCGGCGAACGCGCCGGCCGGCTGACCCAGCTCGCCGACTTCATCTGCCATCGGCAATTCTGA
- the xseB gene encoding exodeoxyribonuclease VII small subunit: MDQSPIAGMKFETALSELENIVSSMEGGKLELEASIAAYRRGMALMKHCQTQLNDADEQIRILENGEFKDVDRDTLEAP; this comes from the coding sequence ATGGATCAATCCCCCATCGCCGGCATGAAATTCGAGACCGCCCTGAGTGAGCTCGAAAACATCGTTTCCAGCATGGAAGGCGGCAAGCTCGAACTTGAAGCCTCCATCGCCGCCTATCGTCGCGGCATGGCGCTGATGAAGCACTGCCAGACACAACTGAACGACGCCGACGAACAGATCCGCATCCTTGAAAATGGCGAGTTCAAGGACGTTGACCGCGACACGCTGGAAGCACCATGA
- a CDS encoding aromatic ring-hydroxylating dioxygenase subunit alpha, translated as MSDVATLSRLAPAVSQLPVDWYFDEKIFELEKKLIFDAGPGYVGHQLMVPEAGNYRSLEWKDHGQMLLNGGSEGPNAGNWQMSNVCRHRQAIMLQGSGTLSGPIVCPIHRWTYDTGGQLIGAPHFPQNPCLNLNKAKLENWNGLLFKGPRSANADLAGMKVAPELDFTGYKLDHVEMHECNYNWKTFIEVYLEDYHVAPYHPGLGNFVTCDDLTWQFGDWYSVQRVGITSLQKSGSKAYERWQKAVRDIYGAEGKTPEHGAIWLTYFPNIMVEWYPHVLVVSTLIPQGVNKTLNVVEFYYPEEIVDFERDFIEAERAAYMETAIEDDDIGERMDRGRYALMKEGRSEVGPYQSPMEDGMQHFHEFYRRIMQSAIETR; from the coding sequence ATGTCCGACGTGGCCACCTTGTCCCGTTTGGCCCCAGCAGTTTCCCAACTGCCGGTCGATTGGTATTTCGATGAAAAGATTTTTGAGCTGGAGAAAAAGCTCATCTTCGATGCCGGGCCGGGTTACGTCGGTCACCAGCTGATGGTGCCGGAAGCGGGCAATTATCGTTCGCTCGAATGGAAAGATCACGGCCAGATGCTGCTCAACGGTGGCAGCGAAGGGCCGAATGCCGGCAACTGGCAGATGTCGAACGTCTGCCGTCATCGCCAGGCGATCATGCTGCAGGGCTCCGGCACGTTGAGCGGGCCGATTGTCTGTCCGATCCATCGCTGGACTTACGATACCGGCGGTCAACTGATCGGGGCGCCGCATTTCCCCCAGAACCCCTGTCTCAACCTGAACAAGGCGAAGCTGGAAAACTGGAACGGGCTGCTCTTCAAAGGCCCGCGCTCGGCCAATGCCGACCTGGCCGGCATGAAGGTCGCACCGGAGCTTGATTTCACCGGCTACAAGCTCGATCACGTCGAGATGCACGAGTGCAATTACAACTGGAAAACCTTCATCGAGGTTTATCTGGAGGATTACCACGTTGCGCCGTATCACCCGGGCTTGGGCAATTTCGTCACCTGTGACGACCTGACCTGGCAATTTGGCGACTGGTATTCGGTGCAGCGCGTCGGCATTACTTCGTTGCAGAAATCCGGCTCCAAGGCTTACGAGCGCTGGCAGAAGGCGGTCCGCGACATCTACGGCGCCGAAGGCAAGACGCCGGAGCATGGCGCCATCTGGCTGACCTACTTCCCGAACATCATGGTCGAGTGGTATCCGCACGTGCTGGTCGTGTCAACGCTGATTCCGCAAGGTGTTAACAAGACGCTGAATGTCGTCGAGTTCTACTACCCGGAAGAAATTGTCGATTTCGAGCGCGATTTCATCGAAGCCGAACGCGCCGCCTACATGGAAACCGCCATCGAGGACGACGATATCGGCGAACGCATGGATCGCGGTCGCTACGCGCTGATGAAGGAAGGGCGCAGCGAGGTTGGTCCCTATCAGAGCCCGATGGAAGATGGCATGCAGCACTTCCACGAGTTCTATCGACGGATCATGCAGTCGGCGATCGAAACGCGCTGA
- a CDS encoding DMT family transporter, with protein sequence MQSLWMLVASLLFACMGVCVKFAVETHSAVEITFYRSFISLILMFGLVRLQRVPLATPHWRWQISRGIVGFSALFAYFYAITLLPLATAVTLNYTSAIFLALYLALAGMKMRLGILGALAVGLVGVVLLLKPTLNADQLVGGLIGLASGVVAGMAYFSVRELGARGEPETRTVFYFSLVSSICAGIWLGFSSLHAVDLRSGLLLLGVASFATVAQLAMTRAYTRGKTLMSAALAYSTVIFSSLFGAVFWGEVMDASAWFAIGLIILSGIAATHFSRASPVEQD encoded by the coding sequence ATGCAATCCCTCTGGATGCTGGTCGCCAGCCTGCTGTTCGCCTGTATGGGGGTGTGCGTCAAATTTGCTGTGGAAACCCACTCGGCGGTTGAAATCACTTTTTACCGCAGCTTCATTTCGTTGATCCTGATGTTCGGGCTGGTTCGCCTGCAGCGTGTGCCGCTCGCCACGCCGCACTGGCGCTGGCAGATCAGTCGCGGCATCGTCGGATTCAGCGCGTTGTTTGCCTATTTCTACGCGATTACCCTGTTGCCGCTGGCGACTGCTGTGACGCTGAACTACACCTCGGCCATTTTCCTGGCGCTTTACCTGGCGCTGGCCGGGATGAAAATGCGCCTTGGTATTCTCGGTGCGCTGGCGGTCGGCTTGGTAGGCGTCGTGCTGCTGCTCAAACCGACGCTCAATGCCGATCAACTGGTTGGCGGACTGATTGGTCTGGCTTCCGGCGTGGTGGCCGGGATGGCCTATTTCAGCGTGCGCGAACTTGGGGCGCGCGGCGAGCCGGAAACGCGTACCGTTTTTTATTTCTCCCTGGTGTCGTCGATTTGCGCCGGCATCTGGCTGGGTTTCAGTAGCCTGCATGCGGTCGACCTGCGCAGCGGCCTGCTTTTGCTCGGCGTCGCCAGCTTTGCGACGGTAGCGCAGTTGGCCATGACGCGCGCCTATACGCGTGGCAAGACCTTGATGTCCGCCGCACTGGCCTACAGCACGGTGATTTTTTCCAGTCTGTTCGGTGCCGTTTTCTGGGGCGAGGTGATGGATGCCTCGGCCTGGTTCGCCATCGGACTGATTATCCTGTCGGGCATCGCGGCAACGCATTTTTCCCGCGCCAGCCCGGTGGAACAGGATTAA
- a CDS encoding STAS/SEC14 domain-containing protein encodes MIVIDHQPSRVSVSVFGEFTLADYKEFEELVNYKVKFEGPVDLSFDLSQMADLTIDVALEEIKFSRAHANDFKRVAVVTDSQWVTWSAWLSQTFVNADVEVFANVDEAKAWLDAE; translated from the coding sequence ATGATCGTTATCGACCACCAACCCAGCCGCGTCAGCGTTTCCGTCTTTGGTGAATTCACCCTGGCCGATTACAAGGAATTCGAAGAACTCGTCAATTACAAGGTCAAGTTTGAAGGTCCGGTCGACCTTTCCTTTGACCTGAGCCAGATGGCTGACCTGACCATTGATGTGGCACTGGAAGAAATCAAGTTTTCGCGTGCCCATGCCAACGATTTCAAGCGCGTTGCCGTTGTTACCGACAGTCAGTGGGTCACCTGGAGCGCCTGGTTGTCGCAGACCTTCGTCAATGCCGATGTGGAAGTCTTCGCCAATGTCGATGAGGCCAAGGCCTGGCTCGACGCTGAATGA
- a CDS encoding sulfurtransferase: MSHTTLVDATTLAAYLDDPAWLVVDVRHQLADTGYGERLYAESHIPGAIFLHCDRDLSGPMTGINGRHPLPDVEVLVRRLGEIGIDAATQVVVYDDVQGMIAGRLWWLLRWLGHDRVALLDGGLQSWLAAGGAMDAEHPVLQPKHFVRGEGLPPVDAQHVSAGLEAAQICLVDARSPDRFRGENETMDPVGGHIPGAVNRFFRDNLQADGRYKQAAELRTEWLAMLDGVAPEQVVHQCGSGVSACHNLLAMEVAGLTASRLYAGSWSEWCADPARPVVR; the protein is encoded by the coding sequence ATGAGCCATACCACGCTGGTTGATGCCACCACGCTGGCGGCATATCTTGATGACCCGGCGTGGTTGGTCGTCGATGTTCGCCACCAGTTGGCGGATACCGGCTACGGTGAGCGCTTGTACGCCGAGTCGCATATCCCCGGTGCAATTTTCCTGCACTGCGACCGTGATTTGTCGGGGCCGATGACCGGTATTAACGGTCGTCATCCGCTGCCGGATGTCGAAGTGCTAGTTCGGAGACTGGGCGAGATCGGTATCGATGCCGCCACGCAGGTGGTGGTTTATGACGATGTCCAGGGCATGATTGCCGGCCGCTTGTGGTGGTTGTTGCGCTGGCTGGGGCACGACCGTGTGGCTTTGCTCGACGGTGGTTTGCAATCCTGGTTGGCGGCAGGCGGGGCGATGGATGCGGAGCACCCGGTTTTGCAGCCGAAGCATTTTGTGCGTGGCGAAGGTTTGCCGCCAGTTGATGCGCAACATGTATCGGCCGGCCTTGAGGCTGCACAGATCTGCCTGGTCGATGCGCGCAGCCCTGATCGCTTTCGCGGCGAGAACGAGACGATGGATCCGGTCGGAGGGCACATCCCCGGCGCGGTCAACCGTTTTTTTCGGGACAATTTGCAGGCTGACGGGCGCTACAAGCAGGCGGCCGAATTGCGTACCGAGTGGTTGGCCATGCTGGATGGCGTGGCGCCGGAGCAGGTGGTGCATCAGTGCGGCTCCGGCGTTTCTGCCTGCCATAATTTGCTGGCCATGGAAGTGGCCGGACTGACCGCTTCCCGGCTCTATGCCGGCTCATGGAGTGAATGGTGTGCCGATCCGGCGCGCCCGGTGGTGCGCTGA